AGAAAACATGGTCAGTGCATGTTTCACAAAAGAGAGGGTCGATGGCAGCTCCCAGCTGTGCCAATGAGGCTATGCGGGTGAATCCAGCCCAGCATGTCTTCTGCTCTGGGATGCGTCTCTGCAGTCTGAGTTTCACTGGCAGGTCTTCATGTGAGGAAACATTCGATTTCTGGGAGGCTGGGCCTCAATCCTACAATTGACTATGCCTGGGAAGATGCCTACCCATCAGAGGGACTCTAGGAAGGTAAAGGGGTCTGCCTGCAGGAGGATCAGCACCAGAGTCAAGACATAAAAAGGAGGCTTGATTTGATTCCCAAGGGCAACTCCCTCATGTTCTCATCTCCCCAGGAGAAGTCCCACCTCTTTCCCTGCCTTCTCTCACCTCATCAAGGTAAGACTCCTCCAGCTGCTCTAGCCTCTTACAGCAAGTCCTGCCGgatcctccacctcttccccccccccatgcaccaaGAGGCACAGAAGCCTTGTGGTCACTCTCCTCCAgtcattgtatcctttggtatatatggttgtgactactttcttccactatttgatctgaggaagtgggtctggcccacgaaagctcatcatctaataaaccatcttgttagtctttaaagtgctacacagtcctgtattttgcttcaactaccccagactaacatggctacatttctatcactatcctccAGTCATGACACTGCTGCGGCCATCTCCCTGCATGCAGCACCTCTGGGCTCCTTCCCAAttcgtctccctggtcagcttcAGATACTGAAGTGCTCTGTATTCTCCCCATAGGGGGACACTGGTCTAGTTGGAAGTGAAGGCCAAAGGACTTCCCCAAAGGCTGGGACCTTTCTTCCACAAATCCCAGCAGCTGGAAaccttcccttcctgcctgccTATGTAGCAACCCTACTGGCTTTCTAGTGCCCAGGTAACATCACAGGTGGGAATTAACTATTGGACACCAGGCACTTTCGGAACCCCCAGAGACTGTTGGCATTTGTCCTCATGGGTAAATTGTTCTTCGTTTTTCTTCAAGATCATTcagaggaagaggcggggcctctgTTTACAGATAATCCAGAGATGCACTGACTTGGGCAGTCCCGTGTGTCAGTCTTACGGTCAGTATTTCAGTTATACTGTGAGCTCTGAGCCCTGGACTCCAGTAGCCCACAGCCAGACTCCAAGAGCTCAGGAGTCTTTCTTCCCTGCACAGGGAACACACAATGCAACCTCACCTTAAGGAATTCTGTCGCTGGCTGGGAACATTTCCTTTGTAGCTCACTGATCAGTTCACCGAGTAGTAACGTTTTCTCGCCAACTTTAGTGACATATTCATTCCGCCGCTTTAAAATCGCCTCATCTAGCACTTCCAGCTGTGCCAGAAGGAGGCACTGGTGTTCACTCAGAAACTCATGCAACTGCTCAAATTCAAACAAAATCTTCTGTCTCTCCAATTCAGTCTGTCTCTAGAGGGAACAGATATAAAGCCACGAAGGACAGGTCAGTATTACAGGCAGCGTCCTTGCACTCCCCACACATCCTTGTGTAtgtcaattagggatgtgaatctTTAACCGTAGGGAGGCTTATGGGTTACagttaacccaggggtgggcaataattttttactggaagccacttcagaaatttttgaaggggCCCCGGCcactctggaaggggcggggcctcaggcggaaggggcggggcctcaggcggaaggggcggggccaggatatttCCCTgattccccacccacagaccatgattggtctggtggtgggggagcaagtgaagtctttgccccccccccagaggttTCCCGTAGGCGcccgtgcccctggcagtgggaggagacttcactcactccctcttctgccccagaccaatcagggcttgggggcggggaaagcgtgcgaagtctcctcccgccctggcaggagcatgtggtgcttctaagcgccacgtgctcctggcagggtgggggcagggcagaggaaacttcatgtgtttccctctgcccccagatcctgactggcctgggggcaagggagcggcagggcctccgcgggccggatcaatCCGCTTGGCGGGCCGAattcagcccacagaggcccttttgcccactcctggtttaaccaatgggggctggagcagcaccagccccacGGGGCCTGCTGTGGGTGAGCTGCACTCCAGTCTGGATGGAGTAGCCCCAGTCCACAGCAGGCCCGGCCTGGGCGGGCAGggtcactccagcctggccacagcTGCCCCACCCATGGCAGGTGGGGGGTCACTCTGGCTGGGCTAGAGcagaccccttctccccccatataaccgattaactggttaaacccaAGATTTACCGGATTAACTAATgaaaggggattttacatccctggtgtGAATATGGCACGTGAGACGGAGCTGGGGCTAGGAGAGACCTTACAGTGGGAAAGAAGGACAAAGGAGTCTAGGgggcaggagatgaagaagtgGAGTAAATCGTAAATGAGTCGATGGAGAAGACAACAGGAAGGATGGTGCAAAAGCCCTGGGCACTGAGGGAGGAGGGTTGATGACGAGAGGACTTGGTGAGTGTTGCTTAAGGAGATGATGCGGTAGCTGGACAGACGAAACAGGGGAGCCGAGACattaaggaggagggagggatagctcagtggtttgagcattggcctgctaaacccacagttgtgagttcaatccttgcagaggccatttggggcaaaaattcatcagggatggtacttggtcctgctgagaaggcaggggactggactcaatgacctttcaaggtcccttccagctctaggagataggcatctccattattAAAGTAAGGTCAAGTGAGTGGCCAATTTGTCATGAGGGAGCCTcgaaacagggatgaaggtcaaATGAGGAGGGGGAAGCTGAGACGTTGGGCTGCACATCAGTGTGGAAGCTGAAGTCCCCAAGAAGGAGGGTGGGTATTGTGAAGAGAGGACGAGCCAGCACTCAGAGTTGAAGACAGACAGGGAGGCATCGGGGGCAGGGGCTAAGAGTAGAAGAGACCACCATGCGGAGAGGGGGGATGTTTATCGAAGTGGTGTCAAAGGGGCAACATGATTTTATGTGGGTgccaggagatgaagaagtcatGGCAAACTGACCTGGAGAAGAGTGAACTTTCCAGGGGGATCAAgagaaggagaagagggaggCTGTGAATGGGGGCTGGGACTTGAAAGAGGATCCAGAGGGGCAGACGTGGTGACGGGTGtagctgtgggaggaggggcgcACGGAGATTGAAAGACGACCAAGGTAATGGCAGATGTCaccagaggggaggaagaagcagtggaGAGGGCAAGGGGGTTATGAGAGGGGAGTGTGGTAGGAAGGAAGTGGGGGTAAAAGAGAACTAGCAGCAGAAAGTGGAAGTTAAAAGGGATATAGAGAgagtggaggaaggaggagaggagggaaagaatAACAGATACATCAGTAGAAGATCAAGATCAGCTGGGAACTGATCTGCTAACCAGAACAAGAATACAGCTGTAACAAATTCTATTCTCAATGAATAGTTCCCAGCTCCCTGTGCCGGCAGAGTGGCATGTTACAATGGGGTGTAGTCTGCATTGTCTGCTCTTGAAAACAGCCAAGTGCACACAGTGCCCATATTACAGCAATGTGACTAAGGCCTTGTCTCTAAGAAGAGTAAGTACACTCTTCTTAGCTCGGCTGTAAATCTGCTAACCTGTTGCACATTAATTGGCCATGTGGAGCCTGCTACCCTGCCCTAGAGTTCTCTAGCATACTCTTTGAAATGGCAGGGCACTGGTAGTGTTGTCATGTCATGGTGTAAACCCACTTGTTCGGCAAACAGCTTGTAAGctgcggcggatatagggcagggcgagcggggtggctgctCCGGGCCCCGCGCTCAGGGGTGGACTGGCTGGCGGGAtaccgcactttaaattccccggtgCTGCGCACTGCACGGTGGAGGAGCGCATGTGCAGCGTGCTGAAACACCATGCCACACAGGTGAGAGAGGAGATGCCTGGTGagaggggccccgcgaaattgcgctaccctgggccctgcaaaaatCTCATCCACCCCTGTCTGTAAGGGGTCTAGTACTGCATTGATGAGGCACATATACCCCAGTAAATAGACAGGTAGGTAGATACCAGCAGTGCGTCGCTTTGCTCTTCTCCGCGTGGTTTAAATTTTCCTCTCTCTGTTTGTAAGAAACACAAACTGCTCTGAAGCTTTTCCTGGAAAGCAAGAGGGATTTGGTAATCTCGGTGTTTTAGTTCAGACAATACACAGCAGTACTATGTTTTTCACTATGTCAGACGTGGACATTTTCAAAGCTCTCGTAGgaagtgacagcagcagctctaCAGTTAAGGATAGCTCCCCGTTATAAGTCCAGTTTTCAAGCCCACCTTTAACTTCCCCCCAAAGAAGCCAATTTTGCATGCTGCTGTTCATTCTTAGCAACACTTTTTCTGTTAAATCTAGTAGAACTCAGGCAAAGAGTTTTAGTTTTAGAAGCCAAGGTGTTAGTTAATTTgttgaaaaaaatcctttttaaaatggtttGACGTGGGAATCCCACAGATGTTTTGTTGATCTTACTGAGACGTACCTTCTGGTATTTGGGGGCTGAGTTAGTGGGAAGGGGTTTAAAAGATATAAATGCTAGGGGTGTTAGATATCGTGAAATGGAATAGTTGTGtcactgcatgaattcttagcggtgacacaactattcgatagtccccgggggaaaggatggcagccagtgtgctcccagccccactcctggggaacccTCATCTGCGAGGGAAACCAATTATTAAAAATCAGCTTCCTGTGCAAACagtctgcctgccaccctgcacggctgcctctgattcagaggcagcagcgtggggaggtgGCAGCCACTGTCTGCAGGGGGGTCTAAGCTCCcacggacagggactgctgctgcagaccagcctctgtctgcagtgagcctggaCCGCCACGGATAGAGGCTGTTTCGCAGAAGCCTCTCCCGCACTCTCCCCCCATGTCGCTGCTTCTATCAGCCATAGGGggacagcactggctcctgcatgCTCCCCATCattgcctctgtaggaggcagcaggggaggagcaggcaggtctgcgggagctgatatgcacgcatgtgcagggaggggggcaggcggaaccagtgctcatggggaacctgtttaaagccagctcctcatgggcactggctcctgttcccccacccttctgcctctgatacagaggcagcggagaggggagtgaatgtagttgacaagattaatcGATAAGCCCGGGTTTATCGGTTATTCGCTGAgttgactacacgttgacatccctaataaatGCTTGTTTTTACATTAATACAATGAAGCGATACATTTATTGGCAAGTAAAAATTCATCATACTCTGGTGAGCCATATAGTCTGGCAGAAGTTTGCAAGAGAGTTAGTAggagatgtttttaaaaaattgcaatgaGTTGTTACTAAAGTTTGAATTCCAGATAATTAACCCAGTGTTATCTACTGTTATTCCCTTTGTCGGGAATGTTTGTAGACCAGCTACAGTTTTAACTTGCATGGTATgacagaaaggctgtgtctacaccggccccttcttcggaagaggcatgctaatttctaactttggaatagggaaatccgcgggggatttaaatatcccccgcgggatttaaataaacatggccaccgctttttttccagcttggggaaaagagcgtccagactttcaagtaggaataagagatcctccggaatagggctttattccggaggatcgcgccagtctggatgctcttttccggcttttccccaagccggaaaaaaagcggcggccatgtttatttaaatcccgcgggggatatttaaatcccccgcgcatttctctattccaaagttagaaattagcatgcctcttccgaagaaggggccagtctagacgtagcccaagtgaagGAGGAATGTGGCATTACTGAAGCATCttcatggcttaacaaccagttATTTTGAGGTAGAAGAGCCTGAGAGTATAATACATAAAATCACAATAAATAAGAATACTTAGCTCTTATGTGCATGTCCTGCTTGGTAGGTAAATTCCATTGAAATATACTTTCATACTTCTAAGTCCTAACAAAGGGTTTTTTGCGAATTTCCCTAAGTTATACTACAGTATATGGATAGCACATTTCACCTAAAGGACTCCACCCGCCCAACAGCACTTACAGTTTACAAACCAGCCCAAGAGCCACAATGAGTCAGACTTAAGCCAGACCTTCAGTGAGCTAGACCCCGACTGGTTTGCTCATACCTGGCTCATTTCTGTTCTGATCTCTCCCCTGGCTTCTTAGAATCTGACCTTCCCCGGCCTGGCTTGCTTACTagaatcccattctgctcccatacaattcaatggcaaaacttccattgacggGGACTGAGTCCCTAGCTAGACAGCTTCTCCATACAAGCACTACATAGCGATTTCCTACCTTGTAGGCCTGGGCAGCTTCCTCTATTGGAGCCACAGTGTGATCCCTGTGAGTCTGGGACTCCCGGCACACCAGACAGATCGGCCTCTGGTCTTGTTCACAGAAGAGTTTCAAAGATTCTTTGTGCTCCTCACACACAATTTCTTCTGCTTTCTTTGCCGCTTCCAAACCAAGCTGCACCGCTATTTCTACCATGTTTGCCAGCTGCCTGTTGGGCCTGAAATTTCTTGGCTGGATAGTCTTCCTGCACTGAGGACACGAGAGCTTCCCCGCTGATTCCTTGCAGTATTCTCTGATACATGCCCCACAGAAATTGTGGCTGCACTCTGTGATCACGGGATCTTTAAAAGAGTCCAGGCAAATGGGACAAGTGGCTTCATTTTGGAGATCTTCCGTCAGATTCACAGCAGCCTGAGCCATGAGCCTTTCAAGAAACAGAAGCAAACTTAAGTTTCACTTTCGTTTGCTTAGCCATGGGCGtggcctccctcttcccctggctTTATGCCCAGAAACTCCTTGGTCCGCAAAGCTGCTGAATCAGTGACTCACTCCCTGTAGCAGGGATACTAACAAATCCAAGCAGTGCAGGACCCAAACTAGCAATCAGCATGATGCAAAAGAGTCCCACAGTCAGACAAGGGAAATGTTCTTGTACTGCTTAGCTATTGTTTTTATACAATGCCCAGGACACCTTACAAAGCCATCAGTTTATCTAGCAGGGAACTACTGGCATGTTTAGGATCGCAACCCATCTCACAAAATCAAGAATGTCATCATGTTGGAAACgtttgtaaccccctttttcctccctgggttactggggagcaggtcacactcacaggtgtgccggggcgcctggtgttttaacccaaaaggagatcctgagcaccccaggtgatggtgtttagttggggaaagccttaaccacccccttgctgcagtcccttgctcataatgaatgtacaatggcagtgcctccacctggctggccttgtacacacactggtgccttgagagcctccaggaacatactcattcCAGCTATCAACTGGATCTAATTCTAGAACAACTACTACAAATCATAGCcatctaatagattacattaaaataaacaatctttactttacttaaataaacagggtctAACAGATTAACAATAAACAGCATTAACAAACACatgcacctgacgaagtgggtctttgcccacgaaagcttatgctcctacacttcagttagtctataaggtgccacaggactccttgcattaacaaagtgcacaacaATAATTGGAACTTACATATCTAGCAGTGATCCTGCCAATACTGATCCCACCCCGGAGCGTGCACACCCCTGCACTCAGAGTCCAGACTCTGGCTTGCGTGGGTgtgcttgaagaactgcagctgtagtggAAGTTCTCTGCAGGCAGTGTGTATCAGGCTCCaagctaggcagcagctctgtcccaggcagcactcttcccAAAAAGGCCCAGTCACTTACAGCCTCGtgctgtgcctatcagaagcagcctgctagatcccagctccaaaggcctccagtcccagtctgcagctgcatccaacagcccctgcactggatcaaactcctccacagcagcctggctccccttctcttccacaatccagtcccagactgctaggcctctcttcTCAGGCACATGGAGAGCCTCTgatctcccacacaagagtccttccttcctgtttttcccaagggctc
The DNA window shown above is from Pelodiscus sinensis isolate JC-2024 chromosome 2, ASM4963464v1, whole genome shotgun sequence and carries:
- the LOC102458463 gene encoding E3 ubiquitin-protein ligase TRIM39-like isoform X1; its protein translation is MLMAQAAVNLTEDLQNEATCPICLDSFKDPVITECSHNFCGACIREYCKESAGKLSCPQCRKTIQPRNFRPNRQLANMVEIAVQLGLEAAKKAEEIVCEEHKESLKLFCEQDQRPICLVCRESQTHRDHTVAPIEEAAQAYKEKLQSSLCFLQTERGKFKPRGEEQSDALLRQTELERQKILFEFEQLHEFLSEHQCLLLAQLEVLDEAILKRRNEYVTKVGEKTLLLGELISELQRKCSQPATEFLKDVGSTLSRCERVKAPTSEPVSPVLKKRVSDFSENNNLVMGVLAMFKENLQAQMDKEKVNVTLDPETANSHLVLSEDRKNVRLGEGRLDVPDNPKRFTSSPSVLGSEGFTTGRHYWELDVGDGTGWAVGVAKETVKRKGPLSLEREGIWAIRLDWDHQYTALTFPPTLLALDEKPRKIRIHLDYEEGQVTFYNAESMAQIFNFSTSFKEKIFPYFWLWSPGSYIQVYP
- the LOC102458463 gene encoding E3 ubiquitin-protein ligase TRIM39-like isoform X2 — encoded protein: MAQAAVNLTEDLQNEATCPICLDSFKDPVITECSHNFCGACIREYCKESAGKLSCPQCRKTIQPRNFRPNRQLANMVEIAVQLGLEAAKKAEEIVCEEHKESLKLFCEQDQRPICLVCRESQTHRDHTVAPIEEAAQAYKEKLQSSLCFLQTERGKFKPRGEEQSDALLRQTELERQKILFEFEQLHEFLSEHQCLLLAQLEVLDEAILKRRNEYVTKVGEKTLLLGELISELQRKCSQPATEFLKDVGSTLSRCERVKAPTSEPVSPVLKKRVSDFSENNNLVMGVLAMFKENLQAQMDKEKVNVTLDPETANSHLVLSEDRKNVRLGEGRLDVPDNPKRFTSSPSVLGSEGFTTGRHYWELDVGDGTGWAVGVAKETVKRKGPLSLEREGIWAIRLDWDHQYTALTFPPTLLALDEKPRKIRIHLDYEEGQVTFYNAESMAQIFNFSTSFKEKIFPYFWLWSPGSYIQVYP